Genomic segment of Acidobacteriota bacterium:
ATTCTACGTCAACTGCCCTCTCGATACACGGTCTTCTCAGGGGGCTATCGGGTTATTAGGGCTATCGGGCTGATGTTCGCAGTTGAACGAGATCGCTGCTCGGCGAAGGCGTCCTTGAGCGTCCGCGACAAGCTCGGCTAAGCGGGCCATAGCAAGCGACTGCGCGCGGAAACCTCTCAAGATTTCGATTCTGAGTTCATCGCTCAGAAGATCGCGAATGCGAGCTGAATCGAGATCGATGGATTAGCGTCCCACCCGCATCGAAGAGGATCGCTTTGATGCCGTGAAGATCACTACGCAATGCTTTCTCCTGCTGACGCGGCTATGGTTCTCATCGGCCCTTGAAGCGACCTGACCGCCGCTCACGCACGGCCTGAACACCTTCCCGATGATCTTCGGTTTTGAAGAGCCGGCTCTGCTCCGAGTGTTCGCGATCGGTCTGGGCCTTCACCGCGTCGGCGAGACCGAGTCGCATAGTCGCCCGGGTTGACTGGACCGCAAGAGGCGCACACTCCGCGATCTCGGTTGCGAGCTTCATAGCTTCCTCACGCAGCGGAATTTCAGTCACCAACACATCAGCAAGCCCCCACGAAACAGCTTCTTCTCCGTTGATTCGCCGTCCGGTGTAGAACATCAGGTTGGCCCGCTGAACACCGATCAACCGAGCAAGCGTGTATGTGAGGCCAAACCCCGGATGAATGCCGAGCTTCACGAAATTGGCGCCAAAGCGAGCGTCCGGCGATACGACTCGAAAGTCGGCTACCAGCGCAAGCCCCAGGCCCCCGCCAATCGCCGCGCCCTGAATGGCGGCCACTACCGGCTTCGCACAAGCAAACAAGCGAACGGCATTCTGATAGAGGTGGCTTGTGCTGGA
This window contains:
- a CDS encoding enoyl-CoA hydratase/isomerase family protein is translated as MSDLKYGDVSVRLDGHVALIEIHRPPHNHFDAKLIRDLADAFEALDNEPACRALVLASEGKSFCAGADFNPVAPGANDEVVSSTSHLYQNAVRLFACAKPVVAAIQGAAIGGGLGLALVADFRVVSPDARFGANFVKLGIHPGFGLTYTLARLIGVQRANLMFYTGRRINGEEAVSWGLADVLVTEIPLREEAMKLATEIAECAPLAVQSTRATMRLGLADAVKAQTDREHSEQSRLFKTEDHREGVQAVRERRSGRFKGR